A region of the Kribbella sp. NBC_01245 genome:
ACCTCGTTTGAGGCCGGGTCGCGAGAGGTCGCTTGGCTGGAACCGTATCCGGGTAATCAGTTGGCATGGACCGCCGAGCTGAGTCCGGAGGACCGGGTCGTCGCGCTGGAGTCGGTCGAACTCGCGTTCGTCGCTTCGCTGCAACACCTCTCGGCCCTGCAACGCGCCGTACTGCTGCTGCGTGAGGTGCTCGCCTTCAGCGCCAAGGAGGTCGCGGAACAACTCGACACCTCGGTTGCCTCGGTCAACAGCGCCTTGCAGCGTGCGCGGAAGATGGTGGGTGGGCGGCCAAGCCAGCAAGCCGTTGGCGATACCAGCCGGATCGCCCGCTCGTACGTTGCCGCCTGGGAGGCCGGGGACGTCGACGCGATCGTGGCGATGCTGGCCGAGGACGCGAAGTACTCGATGCCGCCGCTACCCGCCTGGTACCAGGGGCGCGAGGCGATCCGTGGCTTCCTGCTGGACGGACCTCTGCTCGAGCGGTGGCGTTTCCTACCGGCCGAGGCCAACGGGCAGCTCGCCTTCGCCACCTATCGGCTGGACCCGTCCGGCTCGTACGTCGCGAGCGGGCTGGACGTACTCGCCATCCGCGGGCGTCTTATCGTCGAAGTGGTGTCATTCCTCGAGGCCGACTTCACCGAATTCGGATTGCCCGCGACCTTGCGATGAGTTTCGGCCTCGGCCCGGGTTCTTTGAGTAGAACCTATCGAAGGGAAGCCGGCCATGACCGCAGAGCAGGAAATCCGCGAACTCATCCACCGCTGGGCCGACGCCGTACACAAGGGCGACCTACCCGGTGTGCTGGCCGATCACGCCGACGACATCGTGATGTACGACGTTCCGCCGCCGTACGAGGGTGTGCGGGGGATCGACGCGTACGAGCAGACCTGGCCCGGCTTCTTCCAGTGGCAGGCCCAGGGCGCGGTATTCGAGATCGTGGAGCTAGACGTCATCGCCGGGGACGACGTCGCCTTCGCGTACGCCCTACTCCGCTGCGGCATGCCCGACGAGATCGTCGTCAACCGCCTCCGCCTCACCCTTGGCCTACGCCGCGTCGACGGCCGCTGGATCGTCGCCCACGAACACCACTCCTTCCCCCTCCCCGACAACGCCCAGTCGGAACGGGAGGTGCGCGAAGTCCACGAAGGCTGGTACGCCGCCACCGCGACCAATGACCTCGACGCCATGATGGCCTCGATCGCCGACGACGTCGTGTCGTACGAACACGAGCCGCCCTTGTCCTACGAAGGTGTCGACGCCGTCCGCGAGGTCTGCCGCCGCGGCCTCGAAGCGGGCGGAGGCCAACCGATCACCCTCGCCATGCCCGACCTACGCGTGGTCGCCGACGGAGACCTAGCCGTCGCCTGGGGCCTCAACAAAGTGGTCTCAAACGGCAAAACCCACTGGTCCCGAGCCACCCGCATCTTCCAAAAACGCTCCGGCAGCTGGCAACTAACCCACCAACACCTCTCCGTCCCCCACGACCTCACACCTTGAGGGTGGTGGTGAGGCGGCTGGTGGCGGTGCCGGTGAGGGTGGGGAGGCCGGCGGGGCGGCCGGTGGCGACAAGGATGAGGTCGGCGAGGGGGCCGCGGAGGTCTTGGGTGCCGGTGCCTGCGGACCAGTCGCAGTCGGTCGCCACGAGCCTGGTGTCGCGGAGGCGGCGGTGGGCGCCGTAGAACTTGCTACCGATGACGTGGTTCGCGGCGTGGATCGCCGGTTCGATGGGCATTCGGCGGACTCGGCCTAGCGGGCGGGCGATGTCCTGGCCGTGGACCAGGGCGTCGAGTAGCGGGTCGAGGATGCCGGCGCCGGGTGTGCGGTGGGGTGAGCCCGCGGTTTCGCGGAGTTGCGCGATCAGCTCCGCGGGGGTGAATCGGCGGGCTCGCTCGGTGGCCAGGATGGTCTCCATCCGGTCGAAGCTGAGGCGCGCACGGAACACCGTCTTGAGTACGACGGACCAGGTGGTGCGCGTCGACATCGTCATATGAGCGGCCACGTCGCGAACGGTCCAACCCGCGCACAGCGAGTCCGCCTGCCACTCGTCCTCCCTCAACTCCTCAAGGAAGTCCGCCAGGCTGAGTCGTTCCGCCTTGGTCCAAGCGAGGATCTGCGCGTCGTCCGTCATGTTCGGTCCTTTCGTCGTGGCTCCCATGCCATAACCACGAACGAGACCCCGCCGAATGGACAACGCACACCGAACTGCCCGGTTTGTGCATAACTCTCCCGCGAGGTGCCTTTTGGTGCTTGCACGCGCGCGACGTAACGAGGCACCTCGCGGGAGGGTTTTCCACAGACTGCGAAAGGGTTAGAAGTTGGTGGTGCAGGTGGTTAGGGTGGCGGTTACGGAGGCGCCTCGGGCGACGGTGATCTGACGGGTTTCGAGGACTGTGCCGTTCGCCCTTTCGCAGGTGAAGGTCCAGGACTCGGTCTGACCCTGCTGTACGGCGATCGGCCGCGTCGACGGGTTCGCGTGGAAGGTGTACGTGCCACCGGTCGGGACGACCATCGTGGTGTTGAGTACGTCCGGGACGTTGGTGCCGTTCCACGTCTTGGTGTTGAACGACTTCTTCAGGCGAAGCACCGCACCGGCCGGCGCTGTCCCGGTGATCACGGAGTGCCGCGCGGGGTTGATCGTGCTCTCGGCCGCGACCAGGAAGGCCTCGCGGTTGCCCTTGCCGGCCGTACTACCCGTACCGAAGTAGTAGTTGATGACGTTCGAGAAGGCTGGGTGGAATGACGAGGCGCCGTGCTCGAAGGTGAAGCCCAGACCACCCGTGGCGTAGTACGACCAGTCCTCGGTCGTACCAGTGGTGTCGTACAACTGGTAGCCGTACTGGCTGCTGTAACCGTTCTGAGCCGCCATCTGGTCGGCAAGCGACTTGTAGAGCGTCTCGTCGGGCGTCTTCGGCGCGGCGGCGTAACCCGGCTGACGGAGCACCAGGTTCGAGTAGGTGTGGTTGGTGATCAGCGTGGTCGCCTGGTACGACGAGACCAGCGACTGGATGTTGCGCGTCTCCGGCTCACTGAACGCACTAGGCCCCCTGTAGGTCTCACTAGTGAGACTGGTCGACGCACCGGGGCCACCCCAGAAGCCGGAGTAGTTCCGGTTGGGATCGACGCCGCGCGACTGGTTCGTCGACTGGGCGCACTGGCCGGGCGTCGGCAACTGGCCGTTGGTGATCCGGCAGTTCTTCCGCTTCATCTCGTAGCCGAGGGAGCGGCTGAGCTGGAAGCCGTCCGGGTTCACCACGGGCACGAGTACGACGCGCGCCTTGTCCAGGATGTTCGTGAACCGCGGGATCACGCCATCGTTCTGCAACAGGTCGTAGCCGAACTCGATGGTGAGCTCACCCGACGGCCATTCGCGCGCGTGGTGCAGGCCCATCATCACGAAGACCGGCTTACCGTCGGCCACGTTGACGTTGCGGCTGATCTCGAGCCCGCGGATCGCGCGGCCTTCCAGCGAAGGGTTCTTCAAGGTGATGACCTTGGCCTTCGTCGGGTACTGCGCGGCCAGCGCGTTCAGGTTGTTCTCGTAGTCGGCCAGCTGCCGGTACGCCGTCCGGCCACTCGGCAACGTGGCGGTCGGCGCCATCGCGAACGCGCGGTCCTCGGCCTCGCGTCGGCGGTCCGTCTCCACCAGGTCGCCGTCGAGCACGGACCAGGTGAAACCGGCCAGTCGCAGCAACCGCAGATCTTGGTTGCTGTGGGCAACGACATCGACGTGCTTCGGACCAGCCGACTCGGCCAGGTCCAGATCGAGTTTGGTGAGCCGCTTCTTGGCGGCGGTGCTGTCCGCATCGACGCGGATCAGCTGGATCTTCTCGGCGACGGACTCGGGCTGCGGATCCGGCTGGCTGAACGCACCGGCACTGGCCTGACCGGTGATGAGCAGCGCGGCCAGGCCGGCGATTCCGAGCGGGGCAAGCCGGCGCCATCGGGCGGATGGAAACACGGTGACCTCCAGTAATGGGCGGGTAACTGAGGGTAGGACCGCCTATACCTTCCACGGAAGCAGTTCCAGCCCGTCCGCCCGGCACATCTGGGCCCCGTCATCGTGGTGCCACTAACTAGCCCACTAACTAGCGCAGCCCCGCCAACTGAAGAGCGAGCCCACGGCGGATGCGCGGGTTCAGCGCGAGCACCCGAAGCGCCACATTCCGAATGCTCCGCAACGCCGGCTTCGCCGTACCGATGACCGTGAGCCGATGGGCGAGAGCCACGACCCGGCGAGCCTCCTCCACAGCCCGTACGGCGTACTCGTCCAGCGGCCCTTCGTCCCCCTTACGCAGCGCAGTCGACAGCGCTCCCGCCAACGCCACCGCGTCACGAAGGCCGAGGTTCATCCCCTGCCCACCGGCCGGGCTGTGCGTATGCGCGGCATCACCCGCTAGCAGGATCCGCCCCGCGCGATACCGCGGCGCCACTCGCTCGTGGATGCGGAAGCGCGATCCCCACACCACTTCCCGTACGACGACCTCGCCGCGGCCCGGGCCTCGCGTATCCACCAGCCGCTGGGCGAACGCGACGTCCGGCTGCTCCGGCGCCGGGTCGATCTGCGCGACCAGGCGGATCGTCCCGTCGGGCAGTGGCGCGGAGACGAGAATGCCCTCCTTGGAGAAGAAGAGCACCACCTCCTCGAGCGGCAGACCTTCCGCCTTCACATCGGCGAGCGCGAACGACAGCTCGAGGTCCTCACCCTCGAACCCGAGCCCAGCCTGATCCCGCACCACGCTGTGCATCCCGTCCGCCGCCACGACGTACGACGCCCGGATGGTCTGGCCATCGGCCAAGGTGACGGTGGCGCCGTCCGCGTCCTGCACCACGCCGGTCACGACGTACGGGCGGCGCACCTCGCCACCGAGCTCGGTCAGCCGCTCGAGCAGCACTCGCTCGGTGACGTCCTGCGGGACCATCAGCGTGAACGGGTACGGCGTCGGCAGGTCGCCGAACTCGACGGGCATGAGCTCACGACGACCCGATCGGACGCTGAACGACTTCGCCTTGATGCCGAGCTCGACCAGTCGCTCGCTGATGCCGAGGTCGGCCAGCATCTCCAGCGTGCGGGCGTGCACGACGGCGGCCCGCGACGTGTTGGCCCCGGCGGCCAGACGGTCCAGCACCACCACCTGGTGACCCTGTTGCGTCAGCGCGACCCCGAGCGCCAGACCCACCGGGCCGGCTCCGACCACTACGACCTCGACCTGCTCCATCGTGCACTCCTCTCGTCTAGGTCAACGCTTGTTGACCAACACTTGTTGACCAAGATAGGAGCTGTCGGCTTGGAAGTCAACGCTTGTTGACCTACGGTGAGCCCATGGCGGAAGAACGGCAGTCGGACCGATCGCGGGCGACGATCCTGCAGGCGGCCCGGGAGCGATTCGCGGCGGATGGGTACGAGCGCGCGACGATCCGGGCGATCGCGGCGGACGCGGCGATCGACCCGGCGATGGTGATGCGGTACTACGGCAGCAAGGAGAAGTTGTTCGCGGCCGCGGCCACGATCGATCTGCGGCTGCCGGACCTGAGCGCGGCGCCGCGCGACGAATTCGGTGCGACGCTGATCGCGCACTTCGTCGACCGCTGGGAGGGTGACGAGACCCTGATCGCGCTACTGCGTGCGGGAGCCACCAACGAGGCGGCGGCCGAGCGGATGCGGGAGATCTTCGCCGAGCGGATCGGCGCGTTGGTGGGGACGTTCGTCGCCGACCCGGCCGAGGCGCAGGTCCGGGCCGGCCTGGTCGCCAGTCAGGTCCTCGGCATGGCCCTGTGCCGCTTCATCCTGCGCCTACCGCCGGTGGTCGACCTCTCCAAGGACCAGGTCGTCGCCTGGCTCGGCCCGACAATTCAGCGCTACCTGACCGCGCCCATTCCGTAAGCCCCCTCTTTCTTGTTCACGAGTGGTCAGGAAAAGGGTTAAAAGCGGGGTTTTTGGCGGCGGCGGGCGTCGAGTACGAAGAGGCCGCCGAGGGCCAGGCCGGTGACGAAACCGCCGAGGTGGCCTTCCCAGGAGATGTTGGGAATGGTGACCGAGATGACCGCGGTGATGGCGACGTAGACCAGGATCCAGGTCACGTCCATGCCGCGGGCTTTGCTGATCACCAGCAGCGCGCCGACCAGGCCGAGGACCGCGCCGGAGGCACCGAGCGTGCCCTGCAACGGGTTGCCGAGGATCCACACCGCGACGCTGCCGCCGAGTGCGGAGAGCAGGTAGAGCGCGATGAAGCGCAGCCGGCCGAGCATCGCCTCGAGTGGCGGGCCGAGCTGGTACAGCATGAAGAGGTTCGAAAAGATGTGGAAGAACGCCACATGCGTGAACGTCGAGGTGAGCAGGCGCCACGGCTCGATGTCCACGAAGAATGGCACCAGCACCATGCGGTTCAGCAACTCCTGGTCGGATCTGACCAGGAAGAAGACCACCAGGTTCAGCACCAGGATGGTGATGCTGATGACCTGGCCGTTGCCGCGCGCGACCCCACCCAGCGACGTGCGGGTCTTCGGGATCGACTTCACGCCGGCGTTGAAGCACTCCGGGCACTGGAAACCGACCGCGGCACTGTTCATACAAGCGGGACAGATCGGCCGGTCACACCTTTGACAGGTGACTCCGGCCGGCCGGTCCGGATGGCGATAGCAGACGCGGTCGGTCATTCCAGGTGCCTTGTCCGGCTCAGGCCGGGCGACGCTCGATCTTGACGCTGTTGATCACGATCGGCTCGAGCGGCCGGTCACCCGGCGCGGTCGGCGCGGTCGCGATCGCGTCCACGACCTTCTTGCTCTCGTCGTCGACGACCTCGCCGAAGATCGTGTGCTTGCGGTTCAGGTGCGGCGTCGGCGTCACGGTCACGAAGAACTGCGAGCCGTTGGTGCCGCGGCCGAACTGGATCCCCGCGTTGGCCATCGCCAGCAGGTACGGCCGGTCGAACTGCAGCTCGGGGTGGATCTCGTCATCGAAGGCGTAGCCCGGCGAACCGGTGCCGGTGCCGAGCGGGCAACCGCCCTGGATCATGAAGCCGTCGATCACCCGGTGGAAGCCCAGGCCGTCATAGAACCGCTCGTTGCTCGGCTGGCCGGTCTCCGGGTTCGTCCACTCCTTGGTGCCCTCGGCCAGGCCGACGAAGTTCTGCACAGTCGCCGGGGCGTGGTCGGGGAACAACTTGATGGTGACGTCGCCCTTCGTCGTCTCCAACGTCGCGTAAAGCTCTTCTGCCACTGGGTCCGCTCCTAGATCGTCACTGCTTACGGCGTTGATCCTGCCATGTGAGACCAAAATGCCATCAAATCGGCCCCCTAAGCCTCTCGTGTTTACGGCCTGGGTACGACGTACGATGCGAAAGCAGAAGCTTTTGTGGGCCATGCAGCACCAGCTGTCGGCACCGAGGAGGAACCGTGGGTTTGTTGAAGTCGAAGAGCCGGGTCGAGACCGCCAAGGGGCGCGTCCGTCCGCTCGCTGAATCGGCATCGCACAAGGTGGGACCGGTGCTCGACCAGATCGGACCGGCCGTTGGCACCGCACGGGAGAAGGTGTCGCCGTATGCCGAGAAGGCTCGCGAGCGCGGCGCCACTGCCGCGAGCCACGCCGTCGAGAAGGTCGGCCCGATGATCGATGACGCACTCGGCCGAGTCGGTCCCGCCACCGAACACGCGGCCGAACGGGCCCGGGAGAAGTTCAACGACGACGTGCTGCCGCGCGTCACCGGCGCACTGGCCGCCCTGGCCGCTGCCGCCGAGCCGATGGTGGAGGAGAGCGGCCGTCGTGGCCGGGCCACCAAGGCTGCCCTGAAGGGCGAGATCGATGCCCCGAAGAAGAAGACGCACAAGCTGCGTACGGCCGTGCTGTTGCTCGGTTTCGGCGCGCTTGCGGCAGCAGCCGTGAAGAAGCTGCTCACCCCGCCGGAGCCGGCCTGGCAGTCGACCCCGACCAGCGGCCGTGAGTACAGCTCATCCCCGTCCGGCACCAGCGCCCGGCACGCGTCGGCTTCGGCCGACCCGTCCGTGAAGCCGGAGCCGGGTCTGGGCAAGCAGGAGGCCACGACCGACGCGGCCGGTACGGCGTCGGACCCGGTGGCCGGGGAGAAGGCAGAGGTCAAGGACAAGCCGGACGTAACGAGTAACGGCGCCCCGAAGAAAGCCAGTGCGGGCAGCCAGCGCCGCGCGACCGGGTCGAACAACTCCAAGCCCAGCTCGGACTCCTGACCTCCGCTACAACCTTCCGCACCAACGACAAGACCCCGGGACCAGGTGGACCCGGGGTCTTTCGTTTTTCTTTTCATTCATTCGTCGGAATCCGCCCTCTGGCACGGCTGCCTGTACACAGCAGCCGACGCTGGGTGAGGGTGGATTCCGACGAATGAATGAAAAGAAAATGGGCGAAGGCCGCGGCACCCACCGAGGGCGCGACCTTCGCCTGATCGAGAGTCCCGCTAGTTGGGGTTGGGGGTGTCTTTGTCCTCGACGAGGCGCAGCTGGTGATCGGGGTACTCGTTGTCGACCTCGACGGCCCGCCCCTCGGTGAGCCGGCCGGCGGACAGCAACTGGGCGGCGTACCGGTGGGTGATGCAGGGGTAGGTGTCGCCGCAGTGCACACAGTTGGCGTGGTGACGGTGTGGCCAGGGCAGTACGCCCCAGCGCTTCGTCCAGGTCAATGGGTCGCGATCCGGCGCGTGGGCGTCGAGGGCCGACTTGGCCGCGGCCTGGATCTCTTCAACGGTCCATTCGGCGGCGGTCTTGTCGACGAGTTCACTCAGCGTCGGGGCCGGGTGGGGCAGGGTCATGCGCATCTCCCGCAGTTCGTGGCGGTAATGACCAGCGCGACTACGGCAGCGGGCGACCGCTGTTGCCGGACCGCCCTTGCGGGGCTTCGACCGCCCTCCTCAGGGGATCGACCACCCTTTTCAGGGGATCGACCACCCTTTCCAGGGATCGGAAGGGGAACGAAGTCTGTGGAGGTGGCGGCGCTGGAACGTGTTCGTTTGGTTGCTCACCGCGACACTAGACCCGTTCGGTGCCACGGCAGCAACCGGGGCCCGGTGTGTCCCTCACTGTGTCCGGAAGTTACCTGGAAGTTCGCCCGGATCAGCTCCAGGCCGTCTCGAGAGTGACCCTGGCCTCGAGCTCCAGCAGGTGCCGTTTCCGGGGCAATCCGCCGCCGAATCCGACCATCTTGCCGCCGGCGCCAACGACGCGATGGCACGGCACGATGATCGCCACCGGGTTGCGGTTGCACGCCACGCCGACGGCTCGCGCGGCACCCACATCACCGACGGCGCGGGCCACCTCGCCGTACGTCTCCATCTCGCCATAGGGGATGGCGGTCAGTCGTCGCCAGACCGCGACCTCGAATGCCGAGCCGCCCGGCGCCGACAGTGGCACGGTGAACTCGGTCAGTTCGCCCGCGAAGTACGCCGCGAGCTCTTGCCGGGCGGCGGTTAGAACGGCACTCTCACCAGCGATGTCATGGTCCACCTCGGCACCGACCGCGCCGAAGCGCAACCGGGTCAGGCCAGTGTCATCGGCGGCGAGCGAGAGCTCACCGATGGGCGATTCGATCGCGGTCCAGCGCATGGCTCCATTGAACGCGTCGCCACCGACATTCCACGAGACCGTGTACGCATGGTTCTCGTCCGATCACAGGGTGTTGTGCTATCTCTGAGACTCGCCCGAAGTGGTCGGCGCCGGAAGGTCGTCGAGTGGCTGCGGTGTCCAGGTGGGTGCATCGCAAGGCGGAGAATGAGCCTCGATGCTCTTTATCGTGGCTTCTTCTCCAACGCAGCGAGGTGCCCGCCTGGGCGCCGCAGACGCCGGCGAACTTCCGGCGCCGACCACTTAGCCCAGTGCTGCGGTTCTTACCGGACCGGGGTTCTCGGAGCCGCTCTATCCAGCATCGATGTATTCAGCGGAGGTGGCCGGTGATGGACCCATATCGAGGCGAGCCCTGGACCGATCACCGGGCTTACGCCGTCCCTGCTCAACCGCCGTTGGACCGGTGGTTCAGTTCCGAGCGGGCGATCGGCATCGCCGCGGCCGTGCTCATCGTCGCGGTGACGCTGATCAGCGCGCTGACCGCGGTGTCGGATTGGCACAGCTTCCGGGTGCTGCGTGCGTACGAGGCCGGGCCGATCCGCGATGCCGGCCAACTGCAACGGGCCGACCTGATCTCGGGTTCATTGTGGGTCGTCTCCTCGATCGTGCTGATGGCGGCCGCGATGGTGTTCCTGATCTGGCTGTGGCGGGTCCGGTGGAACGCGGAGATGTTCTGCCAGGGCAGTCACCGGCACACCCGCGGCTGGGTGATCGGCGCGTGGATCTGCCCGCTGGTGAATCTCTGGTGGCCGAAACAGGTCATCGACGACGTGCTCGCGGCCAGCGACTGCCGGACGCCGGCCCGGATCGACAGCCTGCGGGCGGTGCCGCACAGCGCGCTGGTGCGGGCCTGGTGGATCGCCGGGCTGACCGGTTTCCTGCTCGACAACGCGACCAACCGGCGCGCGCTGATCGACGACAGTTCGATCGGGGCGATCCTCGTCAACGCCGTGCTGTCCACCGGCTCGGCGCTCGCCACCGCGGTCGCCGCCGTACTCGTGATCATGATCATCGAGCGGGTGAACTCACTGCAGACCGAGCGCCCCTGGCAACCGTGGTGGTCCACCCCGGCGCCGGCCCCGCAGGCGCCCCCCGGTTTGCCGCACTACGGGCCACCGGGGCAGAGTGGGGTCCAGCCGTCGTTCTAGAATCGCTTCACTGCAAGTGGATTCAGGCGCTACGCACGGTGAGTTGGCACGAAAGGTTTGGGTTAAATCTATACACTCCGTGCTGGGACCGACTCCCATGGCATAGCTACTTCGTGGTATCCATGAGGCTCGGTTGAGCGGGGGCACGTACCAACCGGAAGCGCCGACCAGACGGAGTTCGAGCAAGCCGAGGGACGCAGCACGTGAGCCACCCGCACCCGGCGGAGAAGCCCGCCGAAGAAGCCGATGAGTGGCAGCCGCACGCGCCGGAGACCTTCCAGCAGATCGGCCGCCTCGGTCAGATCGCGATCGGGCTACTCGGCCTGTCGATCCTCACCCGCCTGCTGTCCACCTGGTCCGACTGGAACAGCTACGACGTCGTCGCCCGTTATCTGAACGGGTCGCCGGGCGTCGAGGACGCGGATATCAACCGCGCCGACAACATCGCCCGGCTCACCTCCATTCCGAACATCGTCATCGCCGTCGCGGCAGCCGTCGTCTTCGTGCTCTGGCTTTGGCGGGCACGGGTCAACTCCGAGGTCTTCTGCCAGGCCGACCACCGGCACAGCCACGGCTGGGTGCTGATCAGCTGGTTCTGCCCGGGCCCCAACCTCTGGTATCCGCGGCAGATCGTCGAGGACGTCTGGGTCGCGAGTGACCCGGCCACCCCGGCCTGGGCCGAGACACTGCGCTCGCGCCGGCCGATCTCGGTCATCAACATCTGGTGGTACAGCTGGCTCGCCACGATGGTGCTCGAAGTCGCCGTTCGCCGCCTGCTGATGTCGTTCGACTCGTCGCCCGGGCTGCTGCGCATGATCGCGATCTCGGCGACGCTCGCGCTGGTGCTCAGCATCGTTTCCGCGTTCTTCGCCGCGCAGCTGGTCCGCAAGCTGACCGCAATGCAGGTGAGCCGCCCGTGGGAGTCGTGGTGGGATCAGCGGGAGCCCTCGCGCCTCAGTGCCGTTCCCGCCTACTCGCGCGCCGACTCCGAGCGGGACGCGACGGCGCAGCGGCAGCCGGTGGCCATGCGACGCAGCCAGCCGCAGCCGCAAATGCAGTTCGCGAGCGCGGTTGGCGCGGAGGCTCCGCGTTTCGGTTCGCAGCCGGGTCAGGGTCCGCTCAAGACTCCGCTCAAGGCTCCCGGTGTGGCTCGGCCCGCCGCTGCCGCCGCAGGATCCGTCGGAGCCGTCGCCGCCTCGGCCGGCATGGCGGCTCAGCAGACCAGCCGGTTGGCCGCGGTGCCCGCACAGCCGCCCGCCGCTCGCCCCGCCGCGCAGGTTGAGGCGGAGCAGGAAGAGGCGCCGGCCTGGAGCCCGTTCGCCCCGGTCGTGGAGGCCTGGAAGGAGCCCGAGCCGAACACCGATGTGCTGGGTTCGACCGCCGGGTATGCCGCCTTCAAGCCCGACGCCTACACGCCGGAGTCGCAGCAGTCCGCTCTCGGTAAGCCGCTGGGCGACACCACCTCGTTCATGCCGTCCGGCCTCGACGCGACGCTGCCGAGCTGGGGCACGCCGATCGCC
Encoded here:
- a CDS encoding sigma-70 family RNA polymerase sigma factor, whose protein sequence is MADFSQLVGSYQGELHAHCYRMLGSAHDADDAVQETLVRAWQHLERGRYEDRGAIRPWLYKIATNRCLTMIERRGRRELPTSFEAGSREVAWLEPYPGNQLAWTAELSPEDRVVALESVELAFVASLQHLSALQRAVLLLREVLAFSAKEVAEQLDTSVASVNSALQRARKMVGGRPSQQAVGDTSRIARSYVAAWEAGDVDAIVAMLAEDAKYSMPPLPAWYQGREAIRGFLLDGPLLERWRFLPAEANGQLAFATYRLDPSGSYVASGLDVLAIRGRLIVEVVSFLEADFTEFGLPATLR
- a CDS encoding YybH family protein, which gives rise to MTAEQEIRELIHRWADAVHKGDLPGVLADHADDIVMYDVPPPYEGVRGIDAYEQTWPGFFQWQAQGAVFEIVELDVIAGDDVAFAYALLRCGMPDEIVVNRLRLTLGLRRVDGRWIVAHEHHSFPLPDNAQSEREVREVHEGWYAATATNDLDAMMASIADDVVSYEHEPPLSYEGVDAVREVCRRGLEAGGGQPITLAMPDLRVVADGDLAVAWGLNKVVSNGKTHWSRATRIFQKRSGSWQLTHQHLSVPHDLTP
- a CDS encoding maleylpyruvate isomerase family mycothiol-dependent enzyme, translated to MTDDAQILAWTKAERLSLADFLEELREDEWQADSLCAGWTVRDVAAHMTMSTRTTWSVVLKTVFRARLSFDRMETILATERARRFTPAELIAQLRETAGSPHRTPGAGILDPLLDALVHGQDIARPLGRVRRMPIEPAIHAANHVIGSKFYGAHRRLRDTRLVATDCDWSAGTGTQDLRGPLADLILVATGRPAGLPTLTGTATSRLTTTLKV
- a CDS encoding M14 family metallopeptidase — translated: MFPSARWRRLAPLGIAGLAALLITGQASAGAFSQPDPQPESVAEKIQLIRVDADSTAAKKRLTKLDLDLAESAGPKHVDVVAHSNQDLRLLRLAGFTWSVLDGDLVETDRRREAEDRAFAMAPTATLPSGRTAYRQLADYENNLNALAAQYPTKAKVITLKNPSLEGRAIRGLEISRNVNVADGKPVFVMMGLHHAREWPSGELTIEFGYDLLQNDGVIPRFTNILDKARVVLVPVVNPDGFQLSRSLGYEMKRKNCRITNGQLPTPGQCAQSTNQSRGVDPNRNYSGFWGGPGASTSLTSETYRGPSAFSEPETRNIQSLVSSYQATTLITNHTYSNLVLRQPGYAAAPKTPDETLYKSLADQMAAQNGYSSQYGYQLYDTTGTTEDWSYYATGGLGFTFEHGASSFHPAFSNVINYYFGTGSTAGKGNREAFLVAAESTINPARHSVITGTAPAGAVLRLKKSFNTKTWNGTNVPDVLNTTMVVPTGGTYTFHANPSTRPIAVQQGQTESWTFTCERANGTVLETRQITVARGASVTATLTTCTTNF
- a CDS encoding FAD-dependent oxidoreductase, whose translation is MEQVEVVVVGAGPVGLALGVALTQQGHQVVVLDRLAAGANTSRAAVVHARTLEMLADLGISERLVELGIKAKSFSVRSGRRELMPVEFGDLPTPYPFTLMVPQDVTERVLLERLTELGGEVRRPYVVTGVVQDADGATVTLADGQTIRASYVVAADGMHSVVRDQAGLGFEGEDLELSFALADVKAEGLPLEEVVLFFSKEGILVSAPLPDGTIRLVAQIDPAPEQPDVAFAQRLVDTRGPGRGEVVVREVVWGSRFRIHERVAPRYRAGRILLAGDAAHTHSPAGGQGMNLGLRDAVALAGALSTALRKGDEGPLDEYAVRAVEEARRVVALAHRLTVIGTAKPALRSIRNVALRVLALNPRIRRGLALQLAGLR
- a CDS encoding TetR/AcrR family transcriptional regulator, which gives rise to MAEERQSDRSRATILQAARERFAADGYERATIRAIAADAAIDPAMVMRYYGSKEKLFAAAATIDLRLPDLSAAPRDEFGATLIAHFVDRWEGDETLIALLRAGATNEAAAERMREIFAERIGALVGTFVADPAEAQVRAGLVASQVLGMALCRFILRLPPVVDLSKDQVVAWLGPTIQRYLTAPIP
- a CDS encoding rhomboid family intramembrane serine protease, with translation MNSAAVGFQCPECFNAGVKSIPKTRTSLGGVARGNGQVISITILVLNLVVFFLVRSDQELLNRMVLVPFFVDIEPWRLLTSTFTHVAFFHIFSNLFMLYQLGPPLEAMLGRLRFIALYLLSALGGSVAVWILGNPLQGTLGASGAVLGLVGALLVISKARGMDVTWILVYVAITAVISVTIPNISWEGHLGGFVTGLALGGLFVLDARRRQKPRF
- a CDS encoding peptidylprolyl isomerase, whose amino-acid sequence is MAEELYATLETTKGDVTIKLFPDHAPATVQNFVGLAEGTKEWTNPETGQPSNERFYDGLGFHRVIDGFMIQGGCPLGTGTGSPGYAFDDEIHPELQFDRPYLLAMANAGIQFGRGTNGSQFFVTVTPTPHLNRKHTIFGEVVDDESKKVVDAIATAPTAPGDRPLEPIVINSVKIERRPA
- a CDS encoding methylated-DNA--[protein]-cysteine S-methyltransferase, whose protein sequence is MRWTAIESPIGELSLAADDTGLTRLRFGAVGAEVDHDIAGESAVLTAARQELAAYFAGELTEFTVPLSAPGGSAFEVAVWRRLTAIPYGEMETYGEVARAVGDVGAARAVGVACNRNPVAIIVPCHRVVGAGGKMVGFGGGLPRKRHLLELEARVTLETAWS
- a CDS encoding DUF4328 domain-containing protein — protein: MDPYRGEPWTDHRAYAVPAQPPLDRWFSSERAIGIAAAVLIVAVTLISALTAVSDWHSFRVLRAYEAGPIRDAGQLQRADLISGSLWVVSSIVLMAAAMVFLIWLWRVRWNAEMFCQGSHRHTRGWVIGAWICPLVNLWWPKQVIDDVLAASDCRTPARIDSLRAVPHSALVRAWWIAGLTGFLLDNATNRRALIDDSSIGAILVNAVLSTGSALATAVAAVLVIMIIERVNSLQTERPWQPWWSTPAPAPQAPPGLPHYGPPGQSGVQPSF